In one window of Candidatus Hydrogenedentota bacterium DNA:
- a CDS encoding AAA family ATPase, translating to MTTEYLTDATALSAQARMQGAGLRRINLKRMIRMRGPLMAFVAVMLIIPLSLAVWFFVPREYEATSAIRFSPSRQVILTNTEGTAVSSDYVTYVETQKELIKGNSVLERVVQQPQIRDLPLIARQRDPRSFLQRRVRAQLTPVTELVQVSFSSSDRNAALLIVRTVVEEYLKQATASEKVTNDQITRQLIEERDTLENKVTDLRNSVDKRRRSIGGLVTNSSEGVDAEMRSIFDNLSKAQADISTAENQAGQLESQVGQLEEIVARSKSAPEQPIYEFGIEESLSTDNAVQVKTQQLASTDARLAELKEKYLEGSPFLTAQIEARNSMEKELARSQGEARARIAQSRLELAKLDLERAKKAVDDAKTRSTNFTALLDTHTQKSLEIMQAMASVKEEEAALEDARTDLRDVQEKIRMLHIESRAPSTINVAEPAQAPEFPDYNRRLKMLALVMMASCGAGATVGLWRELTDQQIRTAQDVGYISDLPLIAMIPRTDSDKLPAKVRASSVMLRHPESISANEYRRVLTRIIYPPEGSAELNTVLITSPMRGDGKTSLACNLAAALAQANRRVLLLDICSRRPSIEQAMGLSAGPGLSEILSGSMEAGQAIRTAGHPNLSVLGPGLGESGVIGQLASRDIVGFLEQAEQMFEHVIIDSPPVLLMADAKLLAPVVDGVIVTVGVGVTTLGMAQRCLNDLQQIGTNIVGVVLNGLRYEPGGYMRDNLDNFYNYAAKGRRHEQPEYVVEASEPPRQDYQEVIIEDDDDSASVLIMDEPSTIRPKRRIY from the coding sequence ATGACGACTGAGTATTTGACCGATGCAACGGCTCTCTCAGCCCAGGCGCGAATGCAGGGGGCGGGGCTGCGACGGATTAATTTGAAGCGCATGATACGCATGCGCGGACCGCTCATGGCGTTTGTGGCGGTCATGCTGATCATACCGCTCAGTCTGGCCGTTTGGTTTTTTGTGCCGCGTGAATACGAAGCCACCTCGGCTATTCGCTTCTCGCCGAGCCGTCAAGTCATTTTGACAAACACGGAAGGCACGGCGGTGTCTTCGGACTACGTGACTTACGTAGAGACCCAGAAGGAACTGATTAAAGGGAACAGCGTTCTGGAGCGCGTCGTTCAACAGCCGCAGATCCGCGACTTGCCGCTCATCGCGCGCCAGCGGGATCCTCGCTCATTTCTGCAACGCCGAGTGAGAGCGCAGTTGACGCCAGTTACGGAACTTGTACAAGTATCGTTTTCATCCAGTGACCGTAATGCGGCCTTGTTGATTGTCCGGACCGTCGTTGAAGAGTATTTGAAGCAGGCTACTGCCAGCGAAAAGGTGACGAACGATCAGATCACGCGCCAGTTGATTGAAGAGCGTGATACTCTTGAAAACAAGGTCACCGATCTCCGCAATTCGGTGGATAAGCGGCGCCGGAGCATTGGCGGGCTTGTCACGAACAGTTCCGAGGGTGTGGACGCGGAGATGCGCTCCATCTTCGATAATCTCTCCAAAGCCCAGGCGGATATCAGCACCGCGGAAAACCAAGCCGGGCAACTCGAATCGCAGGTGGGCCAACTTGAGGAGATAGTCGCGCGTTCCAAGAGCGCTCCGGAACAACCTATCTACGAGTTTGGAATTGAAGAGTCGTTGAGCACTGACAATGCAGTGCAAGTCAAGACGCAGCAACTCGCATCGACCGATGCGCGTCTTGCCGAGCTGAAAGAGAAGTACCTTGAGGGAAGCCCATTTCTGACGGCTCAAATTGAAGCGCGCAACTCGATGGAGAAGGAGCTTGCCCGTTCTCAGGGAGAGGCACGAGCACGTATTGCCCAATCACGTTTGGAATTGGCAAAGCTGGATCTAGAGCGCGCGAAGAAGGCCGTCGATGACGCGAAGACGCGCAGCACGAACTTCACGGCGCTGCTGGATACGCACACGCAGAAGTCGCTGGAAATCATGCAGGCGATGGCAAGCGTCAAAGAAGAAGAAGCGGCGCTTGAGGACGCGCGAACCGATCTTCGCGACGTGCAAGAGAAGATCCGCATGTTGCACATCGAAAGCCGCGCACCCTCCACAATCAACGTAGCGGAACCGGCGCAGGCTCCGGAGTTCCCGGACTACAACCGCCGGTTGAAGATGTTGGCGCTGGTGATGATGGCGTCGTGTGGCGCGGGAGCGACCGTAGGTTTGTGGCGGGAGTTGACCGATCAGCAAATCCGCACGGCCCAAGACGTCGGCTATATTTCGGACCTGCCGCTTATCGCGATGATTCCGCGCACGGACTCGGACAAGCTGCCTGCAAAGGTGCGTGCGTCATCGGTGATGCTGCGCCACCCGGAATCTATCTCCGCAAACGAATACCGTCGCGTGTTGACGCGGATCATTTACCCGCCGGAAGGTTCCGCCGAACTGAACACGGTACTTATCACGAGTCCCATGCGCGGAGACGGAAAGACGTCGCTGGCCTGCAATCTTGCCGCCGCGTTGGCGCAGGCGAATCGGCGAGTGTTGTTGCTGGATATCTGCTCGCGGCGTCCCTCGATCGAACAAGCCATGGGGCTGTCGGCGGGACCCGGGTTGTCGGAGATACTGAGTGGAAGCATGGAGGCGGGACAAGCGATACGCACGGCAGGTCACCCAAACCTTTCTGTATTGGGACCGGGATTGGGCGAATCGGGCGTTATCGGGCAACTTGCGTCACGTGACATTGTAGGCTTCCTTGAGCAGGCCGAGCAGATGTTCGAACACGTCATTATCGACTCCCCTCCCGTATTGCTGATGGCCGATGCGAAGCTGTTGGCTCCGGTGGTGGACGGTGTGATTGTTACCGTCGGCGTGGGTGTAACTACACTTGGAATGGCACAGCGCTGCCTGAATGACCTGCAGCAAATCGGAACGAACATCGTTGGAGTAGTGCTCAATGGTTTGAGGTACGAACCGGGCGGCTACATGCGCGACAACCTGGACAATTTCTACAACTATGCCGCGAAGGGCCGCCGCCACGAGCAACCCGAGTATGTCGTGGAAGCAAGCGAACCACCGCGTCAAGACTACCAAGAAGTGATTATCGAAGATGATGACGACTCGGCATCCGTGTTGATCATGGACGAGCCGAGCACTATCCGTCCCAAGCGGCGCATCTATTAA
- a CDS encoding polysaccharide export protein, translating to MKSNDHVVLRVGGQLWMAVTVCILAALIATPVGFAGEKTKLPVQKVNDKNSPIKEKVTLSSEQLNLKWVDAESPEEPAKQAVAAAAEASPAATPEPAAAAPEEASPESEPVASEPLGDYTIGPGDLLSFQSFDDPSITRDQVLVLYDGTVSLPLIPNVNINGMTRDQAEAAIRTAYEKVFKVPQIALNVRTTASKYFYVIGDVNRASKYPYEGKVNVLEAINIAGGLRITQRSGGEAYAATQGTLSKAFIIRTGSSGREIIELDLSGLTRKGPHPSETEVYPGDIVYLPEGVNLVYVLGEVRTPSVFQLNEGQTLTQVLTIAGGPLETSARISHVVLMRPVDATNYDVLLIDWKKILKTGKDIPLQPGDVVYVPRKGLVRLQEFVSRFTGSISPLLSLYTQAYDAYYTDKRYNLLFNNTTDTNQLVTTLQGIRNFGSILGSLPQLPAATP from the coding sequence ATGAAGAGTAACGATCACGTGGTGCTTAGGGTTGGCGGCCAGCTATGGATGGCCGTCACCGTGTGCATTCTGGCTGCCCTCATCGCGACGCCTGTGGGTTTCGCGGGGGAGAAGACAAAACTACCGGTTCAGAAAGTCAATGACAAGAACTCACCGATTAAAGAGAAGGTGACCTTGTCATCGGAACAACTGAACCTGAAGTGGGTCGACGCGGAGTCGCCCGAAGAACCAGCCAAGCAGGCCGTTGCCGCAGCAGCGGAGGCGTCTCCGGCAGCTACGCCGGAGCCTGCCGCGGCGGCCCCCGAAGAGGCGTCTCCAGAGTCGGAGCCGGTTGCCAGCGAACCGTTGGGCGACTACACGATCGGTCCGGGTGACCTGTTGTCGTTCCAGTCTTTTGACGATCCATCCATTACGCGCGATCAGGTGTTGGTGCTTTATGACGGGACGGTATCGTTGCCGCTTATCCCGAATGTCAACATAAATGGCATGACGCGGGATCAAGCAGAAGCGGCCATTCGAACGGCCTACGAGAAGGTATTCAAGGTACCGCAGATTGCACTCAACGTGCGTACGACCGCGAGCAAATATTTCTACGTAATCGGCGACGTGAACCGCGCGAGCAAGTATCCGTACGAAGGAAAAGTCAACGTACTTGAGGCAATCAACATTGCGGGTGGCCTGCGGATTACGCAACGTTCCGGGGGCGAGGCTTATGCGGCAACGCAAGGCACGTTGTCCAAGGCGTTTATCATCCGTACGGGGTCGAGTGGCCGTGAGATCATCGAACTGGACTTGAGCGGCCTGACGCGCAAGGGTCCGCATCCGAGCGAGACTGAGGTCTACCCGGGGGACATCGTTTATCTTCCGGAAGGCGTCAACTTGGTGTATGTGCTGGGAGAGGTGCGTACGCCGAGCGTGTTTCAGTTGAACGAAGGCCAGACGCTAACGCAGGTGCTGACGATAGCGGGCGGTCCGCTTGAGACATCGGCCCGCATTTCTCACGTCGTGCTGATGCGCCCGGTGGATGCGACGAACTACGACGTATTGCTCATCGATTGGAAGAAGATTCTGAAGACCGGCAAGGACATCCCGCTGCAACCGGGAGACGTTGTATATGTTCCTCGCAAGGGGCTGGTGCGTCTCCAGGAATTTGTATCGAGATTCACGGGATCGATTTCGCCGCTATTGTCGTTGTACACGCAGGCTTACGACGCCTACTACACGGATAAGCGATACAACTTGTTGTTCAATAACACTACAGATACCAACCAGTTGGTCACGACATTGCAGGGTATTCGAAACTTCGGCAGCATTTTGGGGAGTCTGCCGCAACTACCGGCAGCGACGCCGTAG